Proteins encoded together in one Deinococcus irradiatisoli window:
- a CDS encoding GNAT family N-acetyltransferase: protein MPDFSAFVIRDLHTAQEMVVLEDLQRAAWGYSDTEVHPSNIFRIHAHVGGVVAAAFPASPEGEASGEAFGFVYGFPAYRDGRAWHHSHMLALRPEWRGSGAAAALKYHQAQRAREMNLDTVTWTFDPLVARNARFNLGKLGARAVSYHPEWYATRGLPADRLMVEWQIGESATERADRPRPAAVVGGRRVLEAAGLGPGTPELSADVPLLLAEVPLDAFSLPAPLPLAWRLALRQVLGQYLTVGYVISDLVREGERAFYLLEAGASV, encoded by the coding sequence ATGCCTGATTTCAGCGCCTTCGTGATCCGTGACCTGCACACCGCTCAGGAAATGGTGGTGCTGGAAGACCTCCAGCGCGCTGCCTGGGGCTACAGCGACACCGAGGTGCATCCCAGCAACATCTTCCGTATTCACGCCCACGTCGGGGGGGTGGTGGCGGCGGCTTTTCCAGCGTCGCCGGAGGGAGAAGCCAGCGGCGAGGCCTTCGGGTTCGTCTACGGCTTTCCGGCCTACCGCGACGGGCGGGCGTGGCACCACTCGCACATGCTGGCGCTGCGGCCCGAATGGCGTGGCAGCGGCGCTGCGGCGGCCCTCAAGTACCACCAGGCCCAGCGCGCGCGCGAGATGAACCTCGACACCGTCACCTGGACCTTCGATCCGCTGGTGGCGCGCAATGCCCGCTTCAACCTGGGCAAGCTCGGCGCGCGGGCGGTTTCATACCACCCGGAGTGGTACGCGACCCGCGGTTTGCCGGCCGACCGCCTGATGGTGGAGTGGCAGATCGGTGAATCGGCCACGGAACGCGCCGACAGGCCCCGGCCCGCAGCTGTCGTGGGCGGCCGGCGGGTGCTGGAAGCGGCGGGCCTCGGCCCCGGCACGCCGGAACTCAGCGCCGACGTGCCGCTGCTGCTGGCCGAAGTGCCGCTCGACGCCTTTTCGCTGCCTGCTCCCCTGCCACTGGCGTGGCGGCTGGCGCTGCGGCAGGTGCTCGGCCAATACCTGACTGTCGGCTACGTGATCAGCGATCTGGTACGGGAAGGCGAGAGGGCCTTTTACCTGCTGGAAGCTGGAGCTTCAGTTTAG
- a CDS encoding YcjF family protein — protein MLPLLKQILDNFNFDIDADKTREENGEEVIRSAALLAGAVAVEPLPFADLLLITPLQLKMVLHIGKIHGFDISVERAREIVQELGATIAYGMLARQVMRGLAKLALPVVGGLITAPAVYGWTYALGRLAERYFEQKRLGLPFDQRQQAQVVQEAKQKTKNILPSASDFSDLAAELRRRAEERGKSKPGETKTVDAAPVDLSKDTAKTETADPSKLN, from the coding sequence ATGCTTCCGCTTCTCAAGCAGATTCTGGACAACTTCAACTTCGACATCGACGCGGACAAGACCCGCGAGGAGAACGGCGAGGAAGTCATTCGCAGCGCCGCGCTGCTGGCCGGGGCGGTGGCGGTGGAGCCGCTGCCGTTTGCCGATCTGCTGCTGATCACGCCGCTGCAACTCAAGATGGTGCTGCACATCGGCAAGATTCACGGCTTCGACATCAGCGTGGAGCGCGCCCGCGAGATCGTGCAGGAACTCGGCGCGACCATCGCCTACGGCATGCTGGCCCGCCAGGTGATGCGCGGCCTGGCCAAGCTGGCCCTGCCGGTGGTGGGCGGCCTGATCACCGCGCCGGCGGTGTACGGCTGGACCTACGCGCTGGGGCGGCTGGCCGAGCGCTACTTCGAGCAAAAGCGCCTGGGCCTGCCGTTCGATCAGCGCCAGCAGGCCCAGGTGGTGCAGGAAGCCAAGCAGAAGACCAAGAACATCCTGCCCAGTGCCAGCGATTTCTCGGATTTGGCGGCCGAACTGCGCCGACGCGCCGAGGAGCGCGGCAAGAGCAAGCCGGGCGAAACGAAAACCGTGGACGCCGCCCCGGTCGATCTGAGCAAGGACACGGCCAAAACCGAAACGGCGGACCCGTCCAAACTAAACTGA
- the menC gene encoding o-succinylbenzoate synthase: MLTIERAEIYLLRLPLKFRFETSFGVQTERQVPLLLLHGGGVTGLSEGVMEGLPMYREETIVGALGFLTSAALPSVLGRSFANPEALGEATAHWRGNRMAKAMLEMAAWDLWARQLDVPLWQLLGGNKTEVAVGVSLGIQDSAEATVESVARHAEQGYRRVKLKIKPGWDLEPVRAVRQAFPELHLTVDANSAYTLADSAGLQALDDFGLDYIEQPLAWDDLHDHATLQSRLRTPICLDESIASAADTRKALTSDAGRVINLKVGRVGGHSEARRVHDVAQSFGVPVWCGGMLESGVGRAHNIHLSTLPNFTKPGDTASASRYFATDTVNEPLEAENGLMPVPQGPGIGVSLNREFVEAQADYHEEFSA; this comes from the coding sequence ATGCTGACGATCGAACGCGCCGAGATCTACCTGCTGAGGTTGCCGCTCAAGTTCCGCTTTGAAACCAGCTTCGGGGTGCAGACCGAGCGTCAGGTGCCTTTGCTGCTGCTGCACGGCGGCGGCGTGACCGGCCTGTCCGAGGGGGTCATGGAAGGGCTGCCGATGTACCGCGAGGAAACCATCGTCGGCGCGCTGGGCTTTCTGACCTCGGCGGCGCTGCCGAGCGTGCTGGGCCGGTCCTTTGCCAACCCCGAAGCGCTGGGCGAGGCCACCGCGCACTGGCGCGGCAACAGGATGGCCAAGGCCATGCTGGAAATGGCCGCCTGGGATTTGTGGGCGCGGCAACTCGACGTGCCGCTGTGGCAACTGCTGGGCGGCAACAAAACCGAGGTGGCGGTGGGCGTGTCGCTGGGCATCCAGGACTCGGCCGAGGCCACCGTGGAGAGCGTGGCCCGCCACGCCGAGCAGGGCTACCGCCGCGTGAAACTCAAGATCAAGCCCGGCTGGGACCTCGAACCGGTGCGGGCGGTGCGCCAGGCCTTTCCGGAGCTGCACCTCACGGTGGACGCCAACAGCGCCTACACCCTGGCCGACAGCGCCGGGTTGCAAGCGCTCGACGACTTCGGCCTCGACTACATCGAGCAGCCGCTGGCCTGGGACGATCTGCACGACCACGCCACCTTGCAGTCGCGCCTGCGGACACCCATCTGCCTCGACGAGAGCATCGCCAGCGCCGCCGATACCCGCAAAGCGCTCACGAGCGACGCCGGACGGGTCATCAACCTCAAGGTGGGGCGGGTGGGCGGCCACAGCGAAGCGCGGCGGGTCCACGACGTGGCGCAGAGCTTCGGGGTGCCGGTGTGGTGCGGCGGCATGCTCGAAAGCGGGGTGGGCCGGGCGCACAACATCCACCTCTCGACCCTGCCGAATTTCACCAAACCCGGCGACACCGCCAGCGCCAGCCGTTACTTCGCCACCGACACCGTCAACGAGCCGCTGGAAGCCGAAAACGGCCTGATGCCGGTTCCTCAGGGGCCCGGCATCGGGGTGAGCCTCAACCGCGAGTTCGTGGAAGCGCAGGCCGACTACCACGAGGAATTCAGCGCCTGA
- a CDS encoding insulinase family protein: protein MTISQEGRTQAELPQVGERLGRYTVERVETLPETASVYVQLRHDLGSRHIHVARQDENAGFAVTFPTVPKDSTGVPHILEHIALMGSKRYPVSDPFFAMIPRSLNTFMNAMTAADWTTYLFSTRNPSDFRNLLGIYLDAAFFPRLSRFSFLRDGHRFENADPADAGSELKMQGVVYNEMKGAMASPGMVMFKALGKALYPDLTYANNSGGEPSKIPELTYENLKAFHAAHYHPSNAFFYTYGALPLTEMLETIERDVMAHFEPHDLDVQIPDQPNFPAPRTEQVSYPSTDTERGAQALVAWKVTPTFQAYDNLKWSVLSEVLLGNPAAPLYKPLIDSGLGSALADGSGYHDNFREAAFAAGLKGLSAENAPKVEALVLDTLRRIEREGLDDELIDSALHQFEIAQREVSNAGTPYALKVLFAMLNPWLYGGDPVASLNLSAELEKLRAERAQGRVFEPMIRQSLLDNPHRVTLSLLPDPQLQERQAAEERAMVERLSAHFTDQDRAAIVEDALTLQNAPADDHSLLPSLGLSDVTLSVPRPAYASEELPNAAIYRAAQPTGGLVYLDVQLPLPELTPEQLDLLPFYAFAVTRNGAADMDAVALTRRIEAVTGGISASAGKGNSPDDLAAVRTSLTFSGKALSRNATALVGLMRDVIARPQFSEERLAQLVNQRVAGMRAGLISNGSAYASTLAGAQISPLEALDERQGGFAAFKRLQQWQAQGDWMTLKAQLEELSAVLLAARPRLVLSAAEGDLNLNVRPIADLFGGAGAQLYTPPLAARVPQARTADTPVAYNAAAFATVPYVHPDSPALLALSKLLRTEYLLKELREKGGAYGGSAGFDPRSGVFTLSSYRDPHIGRTFEVFGKIGAFLNGPLTERELTEALLGASRQLDPLLSADSVARSRIFSDLAGYSADVQEDYKARLMRVTLDDLRRVQQRYLTAERAAYATLSGRDPNPETAAQQLQFEVQSV, encoded by the coding sequence ATGACCATTTCACAAGAAGGCCGCACCCAGGCCGAGCTGCCCCAGGTGGGCGAGCGGCTGGGCCGCTACACCGTCGAGCGCGTGGAAACGCTGCCCGAGACCGCCTCGGTGTACGTGCAGCTGCGCCACGACCTCGGCAGCCGCCACATTCACGTGGCGCGCCAAGACGAGAACGCGGGCTTCGCCGTGACCTTTCCCACCGTGCCCAAAGACAGCACCGGCGTGCCGCACATCCTGGAGCACATCGCCCTGATGGGCTCGAAGCGCTACCCGGTGTCGGATCCGTTTTTCGCCATGATTCCGCGTTCCCTGAACACCTTCATGAACGCCATGACCGCCGCCGACTGGACCACCTACCTGTTCTCGACGCGCAACCCCAGCGATTTTCGCAATCTGCTGGGCATCTACCTCGACGCCGCCTTTTTTCCGCGCCTGAGCCGCTTCAGCTTTCTGCGGGACGGCCACCGCTTCGAGAACGCCGATCCCGCCGACGCGGGGTCCGAGCTGAAGATGCAGGGCGTGGTCTACAACGAGATGAAAGGTGCCATGGCCAGCCCCGGCATGGTGATGTTCAAGGCGCTGGGCAAGGCGCTCTACCCGGACCTGACCTACGCCAACAACTCCGGCGGCGAGCCGTCCAAGATTCCCGAGCTGACCTACGAGAACCTCAAGGCCTTTCACGCCGCGCACTACCACCCCTCCAACGCTTTTTTCTACACCTACGGCGCCTTACCGCTCACGGAAATGCTGGAGACCATCGAGCGCGACGTGATGGCCCACTTCGAGCCGCACGACCTCGACGTGCAGATTCCCGACCAGCCGAACTTCCCCGCGCCGCGCACCGAGCAGGTCAGCTACCCCTCCACCGACACCGAGCGCGGCGCCCAGGCGCTGGTCGCCTGGAAGGTCACGCCGACGTTTCAGGCCTACGACAACCTCAAGTGGAGTGTGCTGAGCGAGGTGCTGCTCGGCAACCCCGCCGCGCCGCTCTACAAGCCGCTGATCGACTCGGGCCTGGGCAGCGCGCTGGCCGACGGCAGCGGCTACCACGACAACTTCCGCGAGGCGGCGTTCGCGGCCGGGCTCAAGGGCCTGAGCGCCGAAAACGCTCCCAAGGTCGAAGCGCTGGTGCTCGACACCCTGCGCCGCATCGAGCGCGAGGGCCTCGACGACGAGCTGATCGACAGCGCCCTGCACCAGTTCGAAATCGCCCAACGCGAGGTCAGCAACGCCGGCACGCCCTACGCCCTCAAGGTACTGTTCGCGATGCTCAATCCCTGGCTCTACGGCGGCGATCCGGTCGCCAGCCTCAACCTCAGCGCCGAACTCGAAAAGCTGCGCGCCGAACGGGCGCAGGGCCGGGTCTTCGAGCCGATGATCCGCCAGTCGCTGCTCGATAACCCGCACCGGGTCACCCTGTCACTGTTGCCCGACCCGCAGTTGCAGGAGCGCCAGGCCGCCGAGGAGCGGGCGATGGTGGAGCGCCTGAGCGCCCACTTCACCGATCAGGACCGCGCCGCCATCGTGGAAGACGCCCTGACGCTGCAAAACGCCCCGGCCGATGACCATTCGCTGCTGCCCAGCCTGGGCCTGAGTGACGTGACCCTCAGTGTGCCGCGCCCGGCCTACGCCAGCGAGGAGCTGCCCAACGCCGCCATCTACCGCGCGGCCCAGCCGACCGGCGGGCTGGTGTACCTCGATGTGCAGCTTCCCCTGCCCGAGTTGACGCCCGAACAGCTCGACCTGCTGCCGTTCTACGCCTTCGCGGTGACGCGCAACGGCGCGGCGGACATGGACGCGGTGGCGCTGACCCGCCGGATCGAGGCCGTGACCGGCGGCATCTCGGCCAGCGCCGGCAAGGGCAACAGCCCGGACGATCTCGCCGCGGTGCGAACCAGCCTGACCTTCAGCGGCAAGGCCCTCTCGCGCAACGCCACTGCCCTGGTGGGCCTGATGCGCGACGTGATCGCCCGGCCGCAGTTCAGCGAGGAGCGCCTCGCTCAGCTCGTCAACCAGCGGGTGGCGGGCATGCGGGCCGGGCTGATCAGCAACGGCTCGGCCTACGCCTCCACGCTGGCCGGCGCGCAGATCAGCCCGCTGGAAGCGCTGGATGAGCGTCAGGGCGGCTTCGCGGCCTTCAAACGCTTGCAGCAGTGGCAGGCCCAGGGCGACTGGATGACCCTCAAGGCGCAGCTCGAAGAGCTGTCGGCCGTGTTGCTGGCGGCCCGGCCCCGCTTGGTGCTCAGCGCCGCCGAAGGCGATCTGAACCTGAACGTGCGGCCGATCGCCGATCTGTTCGGCGGTGCGGGAGCGCAGCTCTACACGCCGCCGCTGGCCGCCCGCGTGCCGCAGGCCCGCACCGCCGACACACCGGTGGCCTACAACGCCGCCGCCTTCGCCACCGTGCCGTATGTCCACCCCGACAGCCCGGCGTTGCTGGCGCTGAGCAAGCTGCTGCGCACCGAATACCTGCTCAAGGAACTGCGCGAGAAAGGCGGCGCCTACGGCGGCAGCGCCGGCTTCGATCCTCGCAGCGGGGTCTTTACCCTCAGCAGTTACCGCGATCCGCACATCGGGCGCACCTTCGAGGTGTTCGGCAAGATCGGCGCGTTCCTGAATGGGCCGCTCACTGAGCGCGAACTCACCGAGGCGCTGCTGGGCGCCAGCCGTCAGCTCGATCCGCTGCTGAGCGCTGACAGCGTGGCCCGCAGCCGCATCTTCTCGGACCTGGCCGGCTACAGCGCCGACGTGCAGGAGGACTACAAGGCCCGCCTGATGCGCGTGACGCTCGACGACCTGCGCCGCGTGCAGCAGCGCTACCTCACCGCCGAGCGCGCCGCTTACGCCACCCTGTCGGGCCGCGACCCGAACCCCGAAACGGCGGCGCAGCAGCTGCAGTTCGAGGTGCAGAGCGTCTAA
- a CDS encoding HepT-like ribonuclease domain-containing protein, which produces MNAVSARVPHHDLPSVLDLLRGCQSEWRTLGVTRVRVFGSVARQEAGAESDVDVLLDFAPEAGLLTLARARDFFEGVLGYRTDAVTEAALKPPLRREVLLDAVDALRPVVHPPRQGRKRWKWRVFELLADLDALRSYTSAHTQESFSADALTRDAVLLRLLRVGEGTKYLPQELQARHPEIPWTTLRDVRNLVAHDYFGLDPALVWRSATQEFPALRPFFQALVDQAPEDAPAS; this is translated from the coding sequence ATGAATGCTGTGAGCGCCCGGGTGCCCCACCACGACCTGCCGAGTGTGCTGGATCTTCTGCGCGGCTGCCAGAGCGAGTGGCGCACGTTAGGTGTCACGCGGGTGCGGGTCTTCGGGTCGGTGGCCCGTCAGGAAGCCGGCGCCGAGTCGGATGTGGACGTGCTGCTCGATTTCGCGCCGGAGGCCGGACTGCTGACCCTGGCGCGCGCCCGCGACTTTTTCGAGGGGGTGCTGGGCTACCGCACCGACGCGGTCACCGAGGCCGCCCTGAAGCCGCCGCTGCGCCGCGAAGTGCTGCTCGACGCGGTGGACGCGCTGCGCCCGGTGGTTCATCCGCCCCGGCAGGGCCGCAAGCGCTGGAAGTGGCGGGTCTTCGAACTGCTCGCCGACCTCGACGCGCTGCGAAGCTACACCTCGGCCCACACCCAGGAGAGCTTCAGCGCCGATGCGCTGACCCGCGACGCGGTGCTGCTGCGGCTGCTGCGCGTGGGGGAGGGCACCAAGTACCTGCCGCAGGAGTTGCAGGCGCGCCACCCCGAGATTCCCTGGACCACCCTACGCGACGTGCGCAATCTGGTGGCCCACGATTACTTCGGCCTCGATCCGGCGCTGGTGTGGCGCAGCGCCACGCAGGAATTTCCGGCCCTGCGGCCCTTCTTCCAGGCGCTGGTGGATCAAGCGCCCGAGGACGCCCCCGCTTCATGA
- a CDS encoding HD-GYP domain-containing protein, protein MSADSSASARFADRRDLAAQDVLGLIRIALDAPDLGSGVTPTLHNLVSNTAAVGAAYFQVQPLTQRRGPQPLIYQVRAAFGEMPDTPGMQAIAAHGLPADTPLMRALASRHAPMFFDDVSHAPESAGFQELGVASLAAAAVTGSGGELLGAFLMHTFECHHWTDDEVRLFSGVVGTIAALTGRLAAEEQAQAAREAALRALGLALEVRDGETQGHTDRVTDMALRLAQHLGVGPAPLQALKWGAYLHDIGKLAIADRVLHKPGKLDAEEWGLMQSHVTFGQSFSSALGFLPPEALAVVSQHHERWNGQGYPARLRGEEIHPLARIFALCDVYDALISVRPYKQPWSHAEACAEIAAQSGEHFDPWVVEAFLTLMPPSQAHAGAVG, encoded by the coding sequence ATGTCTGCGGATTCTTCTGCTTCTGCCCGCTTCGCCGACCGGCGCGATCTGGCCGCCCAGGACGTGCTGGGCCTGATTCGCATCGCGCTCGACGCCCCGGACCTCGGCTCGGGCGTCACGCCCACCCTCCACAACCTCGTCAGCAACACCGCCGCCGTGGGCGCGGCCTACTTCCAGGTGCAGCCGCTGACCCAGCGCCGGGGACCGCAGCCGCTGATCTATCAGGTGCGCGCCGCGTTCGGCGAGATGCCCGACACCCCCGGCATGCAGGCCATTGCCGCCCACGGCCTGCCGGCCGACACCCCGCTGATGCGCGCCCTGGCGAGCCGGCACGCGCCGATGTTCTTCGATGACGTCTCGCACGCGCCGGAATCGGCCGGCTTTCAGGAGCTGGGGGTCGCCAGCCTGGCCGCCGCCGCCGTGACCGGCTCGGGCGGCGAACTGCTCGGCGCTTTTCTGATGCACACCTTCGAGTGCCACCACTGGACCGACGACGAGGTGCGGCTGTTCAGCGGGGTGGTGGGCACCATCGCGGCGCTGACCGGTCGGCTGGCCGCCGAGGAGCAGGCCCAGGCCGCCCGCGAAGCGGCGCTGCGCGCCCTGGGGCTGGCCCTGGAAGTGCGCGACGGCGAAACCCAGGGCCACACCGACCGGGTCACCGACATGGCGCTGCGGCTGGCCCAGCACCTCGGCGTCGGCCCGGCGCCGCTGCAAGCGCTCAAGTGGGGCGCGTACCTGCACGACATCGGCAAGCTGGCAATCGCCGACCGGGTGCTGCACAAGCCCGGCAAGCTCGACGCCGAGGAATGGGGCCTGATGCAGTCGCACGTGACCTTCGGGCAGAGCTTCTCGTCGGCGCTGGGCTTCTTGCCGCCCGAGGCGCTGGCGGTGGTCTCGCAGCACCACGAGCGCTGGAACGGCCAGGGCTACCCGGCGCGGCTGCGCGGCGAGGAGATTCACCCACTGGCGCGGATTTTCGCTCTGTGCGACGTGTACGACGCCCTGATCAGCGTGCGGCCCTACAAGCAGCCCTGGAGCCACGCCGAGGCCTGCGCCGAGATCGCCGCGCAGTCCGGCGAGCACTTCGATCCCTGGGTGGTCGAGGCGTTCCTGACCTTGATGCCGCCTTCCCAGGCGCACGCCGGAGCGGTGGGCTGA
- a CDS encoding S8 family serine peptidase, producing the protein MPVVALIGLSLTLAACSQMALPHTNQKSEVVSPDAADTGAYLVGFTENLSAQSLSTQVLEAQAISAAGGVLKSQFADIHAAAATLSPQALAKLKANPLVAYVEPDLKRHALGFRSGQSVHQAPALAAQTLTSQALYAPSGEYTWGDAALKVADLRASNYTGAGVAVCIGDTGIDGNHPEFQRKLKGFKNFTPDVGRNDPYSLNDVSHHGTHVSGTIFAQYGAGTGASGRQPGEDVNGVGGVASGVNLYMARVLGDDGSGSSSGIINGVNWCVSQLKSQGGTESKVVISLSLGGGRASQTEQRAYTAAYNKGALIVAASGNDGATTVSYPAAYANVLAVGAVDDSNVKASFSNAGTALDIVGPGVGVLSSVPLGQGAAASASAVNVPAFTSVTGADLSAKATVSAAIVAAGGTNNEFCGAGIGNAALSGKIALISRGTCTFEEKVANAARSGAAGVMIYNNAAGPLGMSLTNTYAIPVVGLIQTDGQAVLSKLPTTGTVSVSTADYEYFDGTSMATPHVSAAAAVVWAARPTLTNTQLVNLLTSTATDLGAAGRDNNYGYGLVNPRKAITGN; encoded by the coding sequence ATGCCTGTCGTCGCCCTGATCGGTCTGAGCCTGACCCTGGCGGCTTGTTCTCAAATGGCGCTGCCCCACACGAACCAGAAGAGCGAAGTGGTGTCGCCTGACGCGGCCGATACCGGCGCGTATCTGGTGGGCTTCACCGAGAACCTCAGCGCCCAGAGCCTGAGTACCCAGGTCCTGGAAGCGCAGGCCATCTCTGCCGCCGGCGGCGTTCTGAAAAGCCAGTTCGCCGACATCCACGCGGCGGCGGCCACCCTCTCGCCGCAGGCGCTCGCCAAGCTCAAGGCCAACCCGCTGGTCGCCTATGTGGAGCCGGACCTCAAGCGCCATGCCCTGGGTTTTCGCAGCGGCCAGAGTGTCCACCAAGCTCCAGCGCTGGCGGCCCAGACGCTGACCTCGCAGGCCCTTTACGCGCCCAGCGGCGAATACACCTGGGGCGACGCGGCCCTCAAGGTCGCCGATCTGCGGGCCAGCAACTACACCGGCGCGGGCGTGGCGGTCTGCATCGGCGACACCGGCATCGACGGCAACCACCCCGAGTTCCAGCGCAAGCTCAAGGGCTTCAAGAACTTCACGCCTGACGTGGGCCGCAACGATCCCTACAGCCTCAACGACGTGTCGCACCACGGCACCCACGTTTCCGGCACCATCTTCGCCCAGTACGGCGCGGGCACCGGGGCCAGCGGTCGGCAGCCCGGCGAGGACGTCAACGGGGTGGGGGGCGTCGCCAGCGGCGTCAATCTGTACATGGCCCGCGTGCTGGGCGACGACGGCTCCGGCAGCAGCAGCGGCATCATCAACGGCGTCAACTGGTGCGTTTCGCAGCTGAAATCCCAGGGCGGCACGGAGAGCAAGGTCGTGATCAGCCTCTCGCTGGGCGGCGGCCGCGCCAGCCAGACCGAGCAGCGCGCCTACACCGCCGCCTACAACAAGGGCGCCCTGATCGTGGCGGCCAGCGGCAACGACGGCGCGACCACCGTGAGCTACCCGGCGGCCTACGCCAACGTGCTGGCGGTGGGCGCCGTCGACGACAGCAACGTCAAGGCCAGCTTCAGTAACGCCGGCACGGCGCTCGACATCGTGGGGCCGGGCGTCGGGGTGCTCTCCAGCGTGCCGCTGGGCCAGGGCGCGGCGGCCAGCGCCAGCGCCGTGAACGTGCCGGCCTTCACCAGCGTCACCGGGGCCGACCTGAGCGCCAAGGCCACCGTCAGCGCGGCCATCGTGGCGGCGGGCGGCACCAACAACGAGTTCTGCGGTGCGGGCATCGGCAACGCGGCCCTCAGCGGCAAGATCGCCCTGATTTCGCGCGGCACCTGCACCTTCGAGGAGAAGGTCGCCAACGCTGCCCGCAGCGGCGCCGCCGGGGTGATGATCTACAACAACGCCGCCGGGCCGCTGGGCATGTCGCTGACCAACACCTACGCCATCCCGGTGGTCGGCCTGATCCAGACCGACGGCCAGGCGGTGCTGAGCAAGCTGCCCACCACCGGCACCGTCAGCGTGTCCACCGCCGACTACGAGTACTTCGACGGCACCAGCATGGCCACCCCGCACGTCTCGGCGGCGGCGGCGGTGGTGTGGGCGGCCAGGCCGACCCTCACCAACACCCAGCTGGTCAACCTGCTGACCTCCACCGCCACCGATCTGGGTGCGGCGGGGCGCGACAACAACTACGGTTACGGGCTGGTCAACCCGCGTAAGGCCATCACCGGCAACTGA